The Sphingomonas sinipercae genome contains a region encoding:
- a CDS encoding ribonucleoside-diphosphate reductase subunit alpha: MDFSTGTEVSSDDVVTTTVRDSKTVDTRAFDVKTDESRDALLTEFGKDTLRDRYLLPGENYQDLFARVASAYADDQDHAQRVYDYISRLWFMPATPVLSNGGTGRGLPISCYLNSVSDSLEGIVGTWNENVWLASKGGGIGTYWGSVRGIGEPVGLNGKTSGIIPFVRVMDSLTLAISQGSLRRGSAACYLDINHPEIEEFLEIRKPSGDFNRKALNLHHGVLVTDEFMEAVRSGDEFILRSPKDQSERGKVDARALFQKLVETRLATGEPYIIFIDQVNRSMPKHHRDLGLKVSTSNLCSEITLPTGKDHLGADRTAVCCLSSLNLETWDEWNGDKQFIEDVMRFLDNVLTDYIARAPDEMARAKYSAERERSVGLGVMGFHSFLQKRNLAFEGAMAKSWNLKMFKHIKAQVDEASMQLAVERGPCPDAADMGVMERFSCKMAIAPTASISIICGGTSACIEPIPANVYTHKTLSGSFSIKNPYLERLLQEKSKDSTNVWNSILENGGSVQHLDFLTQDEKDTFKTSFEIDQRWLIELAADRTPFIDQAQSLNLFIPADVDKWDLLMLHFRAWELGIKSLYYLRSKSVQRAGFAGGVEADNTPNLKEIQLASTTDYDECLACQ, encoded by the coding sequence ATGGATTTTTCAACCGGCACCGAAGTCAGCAGCGACGACGTCGTCACCACGACCGTCCGTGACAGCAAGACTGTCGACACCCGCGCTTTCGACGTGAAGACCGACGAGTCGCGCGATGCGCTGCTGACCGAATTCGGCAAGGACACGCTGCGCGACCGCTATTTGCTGCCCGGCGAGAATTACCAGGACCTGTTCGCCCGGGTCGCTTCCGCTTACGCCGACGACCAGGATCACGCGCAGCGCGTCTATGACTATATCTCGCGCCTGTGGTTCATGCCGGCGACGCCGGTCCTGTCCAATGGCGGCACCGGTCGCGGCCTGCCGATCAGCTGCTACCTCAACAGCGTTTCCGACAGCCTCGAAGGCATCGTGGGCACCTGGAACGAGAATGTCTGGCTGGCGTCCAAGGGCGGCGGCATCGGCACCTATTGGGGCAGCGTTCGCGGCATTGGTGAGCCGGTCGGCCTCAACGGCAAGACCAGCGGCATCATCCCGTTCGTCCGGGTCATGGACTCGCTGACGCTGGCGATTTCGCAGGGCTCGCTGCGCCGCGGGTCGGCTGCCTGCTACCTCGACATCAACCATCCGGAGATCGAGGAATTCCTCGAAATCCGTAAGCCCAGCGGCGACTTCAACCGCAAGGCGCTCAACCTGCACCATGGCGTGCTCGTCACCGACGAGTTCATGGAAGCGGTGCGCAGCGGCGACGAGTTCATCCTGCGCAGCCCCAAGGACCAATCGGAGCGCGGCAAGGTCGACGCCCGCGCCCTGTTCCAGAAGCTGGTCGAAACCCGCCTTGCGACCGGCGAGCCGTACATCATCTTCATCGACCAAGTGAACCGGTCGATGCCCAAGCATCACCGCGACCTCGGCCTCAAGGTTTCGACCTCCAACCTATGCTCGGAAATCACGCTTCCGACGGGCAAGGACCATCTCGGCGCCGACCGCACCGCGGTCTGCTGCCTGTCCTCGCTCAACCTCGAAACCTGGGACGAATGGAACGGCGACAAGCAGTTCATCGAGGACGTGATGCGCTTCCTCGACAACGTGCTCACCGATTATATCGCCCGCGCGCCGGACGAAATGGCGCGCGCCAAGTACAGCGCCGAGCGCGAACGGTCGGTCGGCCTTGGCGTGATGGGCTTCCACAGCTTCCTGCAAAAGCGGAACCTGGCGTTCGAAGGGGCGATGGCGAAAAGCTGGAACCTCAAGATGTTCAAGCACATCAAGGCGCAGGTCGACGAAGCCTCGATGCAGCTCGCGGTCGAGCGCGGGCCGTGCCCCGACGCCGCCGACATGGGCGTGATGGAGCGCTTTTCCTGCAAAATGGCGATCGCTCCGACCGCGTCGATCTCGATCATCTGCGGCGGCACCAGCGCCTGCATCGAGCCGATCCCGGCCAACGTCTACACGCACAAGACGCTGTCGGGCAGCTTCTCGATCAAGAACCCGTACCTGGAGCGGCTGCTGCAGGAAAAGTCGAAGGATTCGACCAACGTCTGGAACTCGATCCTCGAAAATGGCGGCAGCGTGCAGCACCTCGACTTCCTGACCCAGGACGAAAAGGACACGTTCAAGACCAGCTTCGAAATCGACCAGCGCTGGCTGATCGAGCTTGCCGCCGACCGCACGCCGTTCATCGACCAGGCGCAGTCGTTGAACCTGTTCATCCCGGCCGACGTCGACAAGTGGGACCTGCTGATGCTCCACTTTCGCGCCTGGGAACTGGGCATCAAGTCGCTCTATTACCTGCGCTCGAAGTCGGTGCAGCGCGCCGGTTTCGCCGGCGGGGTGGAGGCCGACAACACCCCCAACCTCAAGGAAATCCAGCTCGCCTCGACCACCGACTATGATGAGTGCCTGGCCTGCCAATAA
- a CDS encoding winged helix-turn-helix domain-containing protein, whose protein sequence is MRKTAQDQSSERVVSDPALARLFADEAKRRILLAFAPEPRSVTAVAATLERPVGYVFYHVQRLLERGLLYVAREDRRQGKPVKYYRTTAASFFLPSGAMEQLFTSDLASELRSLLEHNFYKSDLAGVRVSATADGAPEIQLVPRKANQPPSAGELWAVLRLDTATVRALGQELGELFARYEALEGDGPEYLVHAAFAKRSS, encoded by the coding sequence TTGCGAAAAACAGCCCAAGATCAAAGTTCAGAGCGCGTAGTTAGCGATCCGGCGCTCGCGCGCCTGTTCGCGGACGAGGCGAAGCGGCGAATCCTTCTCGCCTTCGCGCCGGAGCCCAGGTCCGTCACCGCGGTCGCAGCCACGTTGGAACGGCCGGTCGGCTACGTCTTCTACCATGTCCAGCGCCTGCTCGAACGTGGCCTGCTTTACGTCGCTCGGGAGGACCGGCGGCAGGGCAAGCCGGTCAAATATTACCGCACCACGGCCGCCAGTTTCTTCCTTCCGTCCGGGGCGATGGAGCAGCTGTTCACGAGCGACCTGGCGAGCGAGCTTCGTTCCTTGCTGGAGCACAACTTCTACAAGTCCGATCTTGCCGGCGTGCGGGTCAGCGCCACCGCCGACGGGGCGCCAGAGATTCAGCTGGTCCCGAGAAAGGCTAACCAACCGCCATCCGCCGGCGAGCTCTGGGCAGTCCTGCGACTCGATACCGCGACGGTTCGAGCGCTTGGGCAGGAGCTTGGCGAACTTTTTGCCCGCTATGAAGCGCTTGAAGGCGACGGTCCCGAATACCTCGTCCACGCGGCCTTCGCGAAACGATCGAGCTGA